TTCTCGCCGCGCTCGAAGGACAAGCACCTCGTGCTCCCAAACGAGGATGCGGAGATCGACATACTGATTGCGACGGACTGCATCTCCGAAGGTCAAAACCTTCAGGACTGTGACTATCTAATCAACTACGACATCCACTGGAACCCCGTGCGGATCATCCAGCGTTTTGGTCGGATCGACCGGATCGGCTCCCCGAACGCTGAAATCCAGCTGGTGAACTACTGGCCCGACATCACGCTAGACGAATACATCAACCTGAAGGAGCGGGTCGAGAACCGAATGATGATCGCCGACGTCACCGCAACCGGCGACGACAACGTCCTCACCGCCAAATCAAGCGAGATCGCCTATCGCAAGGATCAGCTGCGACGCCTCCAAGAGGAAGTCATCGAGCTCGAGGACGTGAAGACCGGAGTTTCGATCACGGACCTTGGCCTCAACGATTTTCGCATGGACCTACTCAACTATGTGAAGGAGCATGACGACCTGGAGAAGATGCCGAACGGCCTGCATGCGGTTGTCCCGGCAGATCCAACGCTCGGGTTGGAGCCCGGGGTCATCTTCGCCCTTCGCAACATCCATGACGGCGTGAACATCAACCAGCAAAACCGGCTGCACCCGTACTATCTCGTCTACATCTCGAACGACGGCGAGATCGTTGCGGACCATACCGAGGTGAAGAAGCTGCTCGATTTGATGCGGGCCAGCTGCAAGGGCGAAGGCCAGCCGATCCAAGCGGTCTGCCGCCTCTTCAATGACCAGACCGACGACGGGCGGAATATGAACCGCCAGTCGGAGCTGTTGAGTGAAGCCATCCGATCCATGATCGACGTGAAGGAGGAGAAGGACATTGAGAGCCTGTTCTCCCCCGGTCGCACATCGGCGCTCGTGAACACCATCGCAGGGCTGGATGACTTCGAGCTAATCGCGTTCCTGGTGGTGCAGGAGGCTGCATGACCGCCTGCTATGACTACCCAAAGGCGGCCCGATTTGGGCGCATGGTCCCGAAGACCAAAATCTACGATGCAGCGCGCGCGCCTGAAAAGCTTCGCCAGCTCTTTGTGGACCAAGTGGACCGCATCACGTGGGCGTACAAGGTGGCGCCGGAGACGATCAATCTAAATGCCGTGCCGGGCGTGCCTGAGATACAGGTGTTCGAGGTGCGCCTCCGGGCTGCCACGCTTGAGCATGCCGTACTCGCGGCTATCGATAAGGCGGTAGCTTACCCGATCCTCTTTGAGCTGATCAAAGGAGGAGAGCGGCAGATGATCGCTGCCTACAAGCGCCCGAGCGAAGCAGACAGCGCAAGGTGGGTGGTCAGCGAGTATTTCGCAGCGGGCTGGGAGCCTGTGGATAACCCACGCAAACCCATCCCTCGCGTCCTCGACCTCGGCGCGCTCTATGATAGGGTTTTATCTGAATTGATGCCCGTGCGTCCGCTTCAGGGTGAAAAGCTGCCCGACCGTGTTGCGCGGATCGAGGCGATTTGGGCGACAGAACGCGACGTCGCGCGGATTAAGGCGCGGCTCGCCCGCGAAAAGCAATTCAACAAAAGGATCGTGATTAACGCCGAGCTAAGGCGCGCTCTGGGGATGTTAGAAGCCCTTCGGAATGAACAATGATACGCGCGCGGGAAACGATATATGAAAATTGATCGACTATATACGCACCCAGACGCAGATTTGCTGAAAACTATCGTCGATTCACCAAATTTACGCGTAGCCTCTCCTTACTATTCAGAGGTTGCCCTGCGGGTGATAGATGAAAATACAGTACGCGATATGGTTTTTATTACTCGTTTGCCTTACGAATTTAATAGACCACCCGCCTTTATTGAAAACGACCCAGCTCCAATTATATCTTTATATAAACGAATTCAAAGATTCACGCTCTATGCGCTTCCCACATTGCATGCAAAAATTTATATAAACTATCGCTGTGCTTGGATTGGGAGCTCAAATTTTTCAACGAACGGCTTTTCCAGTCAAGAGGAGATAATCGCCGAAATTCCCCAACCCGCGAATGAGATAGTTAATGCGTTTGATTCGTACATCGGTGTTTCGAGACCTATTAAATTGACCGAAGTCCAACAGCTCGCACACTGGATTGATGCGGGCTTGACCAAGGTTCTAAACGCACAAACCTCCCAAATAAGTGAGCGAGGAAGCGTCCATCCACCGTACTCCATTGAAGATTTTGAAGTTTGGCTCCAAGAACCGACTGCACCCCACTCCGAGATCAGACGCACGATACTCAACCAATTGCACGGCAAGAACCAAATGAGTGGTCATGTGAAACATGCATTTAATGGCGTTCTTTCCTTCTTTCGAATATATCCCAGCAATTTATCATCAGTGAAGTGCTCGGATTATGAAAATATTCCAGACAGGACCATAAATCAATTACGAGATTTCATAATTGAGTATGGCGATGAATACAGGGGTATAAATGGTGGGTATTGGAGAAATTATCTTTCCTCTAATATTGGCGGTATGCAGAATGGCGGAGGTGCCGGAGATGCTGTGGTTAAGCGATGCCTTGTTCTAATGCCGCACTATATTGATCACAAGTAATAGAGGATTCGCAAAGTGGGTAAAAAAATGAAGATGCATAGCCCGAACCTGGCTGACGAGAACATCGCGAAAATTTACGAGCTGTTTCCGGGCTGCGTGACGGAAGCAACGGATGAGAGCGGCAAACTTTTTTTTGCGGTCGACTTCGACCAGCTTCGCCAGGAATTATCCAATTGCATCGTCGAGGGGCCTCAGGAGCGCTACCGGCTTGATTGGCCTGGGAAGAAGGAAGCAATTTTGACGGCCAATACGCCGATAGCCAAAACCCTCCGCCCTAAAAGGTCAGACAGCGTAAATTTCGAAGAGACGGGAAACCTCTTCATCGAGGGGGATAATCTAGAAGCATTGAAGCTAATCCAAGAATCGTTTCTTGGCCGCGTCGACATGATCTACATAGACCCACCTTACAACACGGGCCGAAACCTAATATACAAAAATGATTATAGTGAGACTGTTTCAGATTTTCTTGAGCGGTCGAACCAAAAATCTGAAGAAAAAGACAAACTTGTCGCTAATCCGGAGACTAGCGGGAGATTTCATTCCGAGTGGCTTTCAATGATGTATCCACGTTTGAGGGTGGCAAAAAATATTCTCAAACGAGACGGTGTTCTCGTATGCGCTATTGATGAAAATGAATTCGGCACTCTTTCTGTTCTCCTAAAAGAAGTTTTCAGCGGCTCTGCCTGGGAGCACGCCTATGTGTCTGTGGTTCACAATCCAAGAGGACAACAAGGGGCGAATTTCTCGTATGTGAATGAGTACTTGATTTTTATATATCCCTCGGGGGTGAAAGCGATTGGCGATAGGCAGATCAGAGAAGAAGATGTTAGTTGGTCCCAGTTCCGCAATTGGGGCGGTGAATCAGAGCGCAGGGATGCCAAAAATTGCTTTTATCCGGTTATGGTGAAAGGCGACGAGATCGTCGGATTTGGCGATGTTGTACCTGATCATGTTCATCCTGCTCAGACTGAGTGGGACGGCGATATTGCTTACGTTTATCCGATCGACAACCAAGGCATAGAAAGAAAGTGGCGGTATGCTCGCCAAAGTGTTGACGAAATCTCAATGATGCTGCGTGCCCGCAAAGATGCTAACGGTTACCAAATTGAGATTGGAAAGACATTTGGGCGATACAAGAGTGTTTGGACAGATAAGCGCTATGATTCAAACGAATACGGAACAAAACTGATCAATAATCTCGTCGAAGGATCAGGCTTCACGTTCCCGAAGAGTCTATGGGCGGTCTATGATCCAATCGAAGCGGTTACGCGAAACAACAAAGACGCAATCATACTGGATTTTTTCGCGGGCTCCGCGACGACCGCACACGCGGTTATGCAGTTAAATGCTAATGATGACGGAAACCGAAAATTCATCATGGTCCAGGTTCCCGAGCCTATTCCTGAAGATTCGCCACCATTCAAAAATGGTTTTCATACGATCGCTGAAATTTCGAAAGAACGCATTCGTCAGGCCGGAAAGCAACTTGCGACTACCTCGACAAGCATCGATATGGGGATGCGGGTTCTCAAGGTTGATAGTTCAAATATGTCTTCAACCTACTATTCCGCCGAAGAACTGACTCAAGGCGCGCTACTAGACGCAGTCGAAAACGTAAAACCGGACCGGACAGACCCCGAGGATTTGCTCTTCCAGGTGCTCGTCGATTGGGGCGTCGATTTGACTCTGCCGATCCGCCGAGAAACGATCAGTGATAAGACCGTCTTCTTCGTCAACCATGAGCC
This genomic stretch from Parvularcula sp. LCG005 harbors:
- a CDS encoding DUF4391 domain-containing protein, translating into MTACYDYPKAARFGRMVPKTKIYDAARAPEKLRQLFVDQVDRITWAYKVAPETINLNAVPGVPEIQVFEVRLRAATLEHAVLAAIDKAVAYPILFELIKGGERQMIAAYKRPSEADSARWVVSEYFAAGWEPVDNPRKPIPRVLDLGALYDRVLSELMPVRPLQGEKLPDRVARIEAIWATERDVARIKARLAREKQFNKRIVINAELRRALGMLEALRNEQ
- a CDS encoding site-specific DNA-methyltransferase, whose product is MGKKMKMHSPNLADENIAKIYELFPGCVTEATDESGKLFFAVDFDQLRQELSNCIVEGPQERYRLDWPGKKEAILTANTPIAKTLRPKRSDSVNFEETGNLFIEGDNLEALKLIQESFLGRVDMIYIDPPYNTGRNLIYKNDYSETVSDFLERSNQKSEEKDKLVANPETSGRFHSEWLSMMYPRLRVAKNILKRDGVLVCAIDENEFGTLSVLLKEVFSGSAWEHAYVSVVHNPRGQQGANFSYVNEYLIFIYPSGVKAIGDRQIREEDVSWSQFRNWGGESERRDAKNCFYPVMVKGDEIVGFGDVVPDHVHPAQTEWDGDIAYVYPIDNQGIERKWRYARQSVDEISMMLRARKDANGYQIEIGKTFGRYKSVWTDKRYDSNEYGTKLINNLVEGSGFTFPKSLWAVYDPIEAVTRNNKDAIILDFFAGSATTAHAVMQLNANDDGNRKFIMVQVPEPIPEDSPPFKNGFHTIAEISKERIRQAGKQLATTSTSIDMGMRVLKVDSSNMSSTYYSAEELTQGALLDAVENVKPDRTDPEDLLFQVLVDWGVDLTLPIRRETISDKTVFFVNHEPYDLIACFDYGVTEELVKELAKHEPARVVFRDNGFVSDAVKINVEQIFKQLSPSTDVKSI